From one Lycium barbarum isolate Lr01 chromosome 6, ASM1917538v2, whole genome shotgun sequence genomic stretch:
- the LOC132643508 gene encoding uncharacterized protein LOC132643508, whose amino-acid sequence MAKLQNLYLFSYNCLQFLGWTVALFRILSNFISNKSVTGAYASAGELICLLQCCAFLEVIHGAIGIVPSGIVLPLLQWSGRTHFLLAVVRQIVEVQESPSVFITFFAWSLSEVVRYSHYALSCIGNPPYLITYLRYTAFILLYPVGVFPGEMWLLYQALPFIKRTNLYADSLPFSYYKFIKVLLLVYPLLWLKLYLHLFKQRRSKLGKYQKTKKT is encoded by the exons ATGGCTAAATTGCAGAATCTTTATCTCTTCTCTTACAATTGTCTTCAGTTTCTTGGATG GACAGTTGCCCTTTTCAGAATTTTGAGCAACTTTATTTCCAACAAGTCAGTCACTGGTGCTTATGCTTCTGCTGGTGAACTAATTT GTTTGCTGCAATGTTGTGCATTCTTGGAAGTTATACATGGAGCTATAG GGATTGTTCCTAGTGGAATAGTGCTTCCTCTGTTGCAATGGAGTGGAAGAACTCATTTTCTGCTAGCAGTTGTTCGTCAAATTGTTGAG GTCCAGGAATCGCCTTCAGTGTTCATAACGTTTTTTGCTTGGAGCTTAAGTGAG GTGGTCAGATACTCACATTATGCTTTGAGTTGCATTGGAAATCCACCCTACTTGATCACGTACCTCAG GTACACTGCTTTCATTCTATTGTATCCCGTTGGAGTATTTCCTGGTGAAA TGTGGCTTTTGTACCAGGCACTTCCGTTCATTAAAAGGACAAACCTATATGCAGATAGTCTCCCTTTCAGTTATTATAAGTTTATAAAG GTTCTGCTTCTGGTATACCCTCTTCTATGGCTCAAACTTTATCTGCACTTGTTCAAGCAACGCCGATCAAAGCTGGGTAAATATCAGAAGACAAAGAAAACATGA